From uncultured Umboniibacter sp.:
AACGCGCATTGCATCCGGTGATGCAACAACAACGTCAAAATCCATCATGCCGCCTTTAATTTCAGCAGCAAGCTCATCCATACCTACGAGGTCAGCACCAGCTTCTTTCGCAGCGTCAGCATTTGCACCTTGAGTGAAAACAGCAACGCGAACGGTTTTACCAGTACCATGTGGCAACGTCGTTGCACCACGGATAGCCTGGTCGGATTTACGTGGATCGACACCCAAGTTCACAGCGGCCTCTACGGTCTCTTCGAACTTAGCTGTGCCTAATTCTTTAATTAGCGCAACCGCTTCTGAAATGCTGTATAGCTTAGTGCTATCAACTTTCTCGGCGATCAGCTTTTGACGCTTAGTTAGCTTAGCCATGGATTACAGACCCTCTACAGTGATGCCCGCACTACGTGCAGAGCCAGCAATTGTACGTACCGCAGCATCCATATCAGCTGCGGTAAGATCTGCCATCTTGGTGGTAGCGATTTCTTCCAACTGCGCGCGAGTTACCGAAGCAACTTTAACGGTGTTAGGCGTACCAGAACCTTTCTGGATACCTGCAGCTTTACGCAACAAGACTGACGCTGGAGGCGTCTTTCTGATGAACGTGAAAGAACGATCTGCATAGACAGTGATAACAACAGGGATTGGAAGACCTGCTTCCATATCTTGAGTTTCTGCGTTAAACGCCTTACAAAACTCCATGATGTTAACACCGCGCTGACCTAGCGCTGGACCAACTGGTGGACTTGGATTAGCCTTACCCGCTGGCACCTGTAGCTTGATATAAGCTTCAACTTTCTTAGCCATTTCATTTCTCCTATTGGGTACAAACGCCGTTAAGCTCCCCGGTTAACGCCACAAGGCGATTTAGCACGTTTTTTAACGCGCAAAAAGCCCACCTCAATCA
This genomic window contains:
- the rplK gene encoding 50S ribosomal protein L11 translates to MAKKVEAYIKLQVPAGKANPSPPVGPALGQRGVNIMEFCKAFNAETQDMEAGLPIPVVITVYADRSFTFIRKTPPASVLLRKAAGIQKGSGTPNTVKVASVTRAQLEEIATTKMADLTAADMDAAVRTIAGSARSAGITVEGL
- the rplA gene encoding 50S ribosomal protein L1, with protein sequence MAKLTKRQKLIAEKVDSTKLYSISEAVALIKELGTAKFEETVEAAVNLGVDPRKSDQAIRGATTLPHGTGKTVRVAVFTQGANADAAKEAGADLVGMDELAAEIKGGMMDFDVVVASPDAMRVVGQLGQVLGPRGLMPNPKTGTVTPDVATAVANAKAGQVRFRADKGGIVHGGIGRVSFDEVAIKENLESLLAELKKLKPAAAKGQYVKKITLSSTMGPGLSLDLGSLEA